CTTTAAGGTGCTGAAATTAAAGAGGTCACTCACGACAACCACCTCATCTGCATCTAAGTTCAGGTTCTCGATGCAAACTTTCTCCCACTCTGTTGTGATGGCTTCAAACACGAATGTCAAACCAAGCTCACTAGCATACTTGCTGAGCCGGTACCGTTGCTCATCAATCCACTGAACTGGAAAAGAACTAGGCTGGGCCAAGCACATGGCAGTAATCTTCATCTCTGGCGGCGGTCCACCTTCCCTATTTGCCAGCCAGCGGACCAAACCTACCCACTGGAATGCGCAATGGATACCGTAGTCTACAATGTGCAACCTGCTCTTTCCCTTCATGACTTGCGCAATGCTCAGTGCGGAAAAAATGTATGCCACCTTGTTGAAGTAGCAGGCTGACATGTAAAGGTTGTAAGCCTTGAGGAACTCCACAGCTGAAAGACGCTCTGCCATGAGCGACTTCCAAAGCTGCCTTCCCGTTCCCATCAACCGCGCCTCCAGCCCCTTGGAGAAACATTGAGCTAACCGTTGTGTGGCATCCCCTGTTGTTGAAGCGTGCTGTTTGATCTGATTCAGCAACTCACCTGCAACCAAATAATTGTTTGTGTCCACTGCCTGCGCACAACGGATCAACAAAGTGCTTAGGTCGACCATATCCCCCGTAGTCATAACCTTGTTACAACCCTTTCtgctcttcttctcctccttaaTGTCCATGGCGATACGCAACTTCTCCATGTCCCTGACCAATGTGTCATGTCCAGCCATCATCATATTGTCAAGCACCTCATGGATGCCAGTCTCTTCTGGCACCTCCGTCATCATCAAAATCTTGCTGGTCCTGCCAACCTCCTCCTCCATATGCTTACGTTTGCTTCTGATGACTATTTGACTCATTTGATGGTCCTTTACAAAACTGTTGTCTCTTGGCAACAACCTGTTGGCAACTTCCATGCCCTTCAAGAACTCCCCCACCACATATTCACTGTTGGATAAGGCCAAGCTGAGAGTGCTTTCATCACCACTACTAGCCAGCAACAAATCATTGCCTTGATCCATGCTGTCCTTGTTGGCTGTGTCATCCTTGTTGGTACCAGTGGAAGGGGAGGAGAGGATCTGAGTGAAGGGCTGTTGCGCCAGGAGCAGTGCAGGGTGATCAGAGTATTGGCACAAGAGCTTATCATCGATGTCGTCCTCCATGAGCATGCGTGAGATGTAAGGGAGCATCAGGTCATCATGGGAGAGCTGGCCCTCATCGGCTGTATTGGGATCAGATATCGGGGTAAGGTCGAGGAAGACAGACGGGGATGATGGTGAAGGCTCCATGAGACCCTCAGCAAAGAATTCCTCTGGGGTGGCAGCCATGGTGTGGTGTGGGCTTAGGAGCTTCTGGTTAATATACCATCATGAGGAGGTTAGACATTGTAAATGGGTATGGTGGTTCGCTAGATGTTTTCAACAACCTGTGGGTATTAGGAGTGAAGGCGTTCGATGATCCCAATGTTGTAATTTGTTGGCTAGATACTGCACGAATTAACAAAGATATCCTATTTTATTTTACCTATCGAAGCTGTGAAAGCAAGAATATATTCTGTTGTTCAATGCAAAACGTATTTAAATAAGGTGTGCAAGCTGATATG
This sequence is a window from Panicum virgatum strain AP13 chromosome 7K, P.virgatum_v5, whole genome shotgun sequence. Protein-coding genes within it:
- the LOC120641127 gene encoding scarecrow-like protein 9; the protein is MAATPEEFFAEGLMEPSPSSPSVFLDLTPISDPNTADEGQLSHDDLMLPYISRMLMEDDIDDKLLCQYSDHPALLLAQQPFTQILSSPSTGTNKDDTANKDSMDQGNDLLLASSGDESTLSLALSNSEYVVGEFLKGMEVANRLLPRDNSFVKDHQMSQIVIRSKRKHMEEEVGRTSKILMMTEVPEETGIHEVLDNMMMAGHDTLVRDMEKLRIAMDIKEEKKSRKGCNKVMTTGDMVDLSTLLIRCAQAVDTNNYLVAGELLNQIKQHASTTGDATQRLAQCFSKGLEARLMGTGRQLWKSLMAERLSAVEFLKAYNLYMSACYFNKVAYIFSALSIAQVMKGKSRLHIVDYGIHCAFQWVGLVRWLANREGGPPPEMKITAMCLAQPSSFPVQWIDEQRYRLSKYASELGLTFVFEAITTEWEKVCIENLNLDADEVVVVSDLFNFSTLKDESIYFDSPNPRDTVLSNIKKMRPNIFIQSILNCSQGSCFLSRFREMLFYYSALFDMLDVIVPRESELRSVLEQDLFGSCALNGIGCEGVDLVQRPEKYKRWQSRNQRAGLRQLPLRPVVVKVLKDRVKKHHHKEFLLCEEGQWLLQGWKGRALFAHSTWVVDDGSSK